The following coding sequences lie in one Nerophis ophidion isolate RoL-2023_Sa unplaced genomic scaffold, RoL_Noph_v1.0 HiC_scaffold_30, whole genome shotgun sequence genomic window:
- the LOC133546515 gene encoding gastrula zinc finger protein XlCGF48.2-like, translating to MNARQEERPLQQQEDPQPPHIKEEEEEVWMSQEGECPVGQEEADVSKFPLTVVSVKTEEHEDKPPESSQLHHSPNVCEEHLLSEQQKWSFRMGKEEPQPFHIKEEEKAPHTLQMQREENNPLTSHFKEEEEEHSISQEWLEKFHLIVKSEDDEVKGESEERGGGEPPSSSSTQHMTTEADGDHCGGSQADKLLAPLSDSEDTTSHSPDTDDEDSKDDKTCHTDNTHFTCSHSHKTFKYHCRLKRHMRTHTGEKPFSCSICRKCFTLKHNFKVHMRIHTGEQPFSCSVCGKRFVLNQSLKLHMTTHTGEKPFSCSICGKDFTQKHNFKAHMRTHTGEKPFTCSICGKDFTQRYQFKAHMRIHTGEKPFSCSECGKSYVINRSLKVHMRTHTGEKVLSCSVCAERLSSKYQCKKHKCASENSSSK from the exons atgaacgctcgtcaagaagaacgtccccttcagcagcaggaggatccacagcccccccacattaaagaggaagaggaggaagtgtggatgagtcaggagggagagtgtcctgtagggcaggaggaggctgatgtcagcaagtttccactgactgttgtctctgtgaagactgaagagcatgaagacaaaccacctgagtcctcacagcttcatcacagtccaa acgtctgtgaagaacatcttctctctgagcaacagaagtggagcttcaggatgggcaaggaggagccacagcccttccacattaaggaggaagagaagGCGCCACATACATTGCAAATGCAAAGGGAAGAAAATAACCCACTGACCtcgcattttaaagaggaagaggaggaacacagcatcagtcaagaaTGGTTGGAGAAGTTCCATttgattgtgaagagtgaagatgatgaggtgaaaggtgaaagtgaggagaggggagggggggagcctccaagcagcagctcaacacaacacatgacaacagaagctgatggagaccactgtggaggatcacaagcagacaagctcttagctccactatcagatagtgaggacacaacgtcacactctcctgacactgatgatgaagactctaaagatgataagacatgtcacactgacaacactcacttcacttgttctcactctcacaaaacctttaaataccattgtcgtctgaaaagacacatgagaacacacactggagagaaacctttttcatgttcaatctgtcgtaaatgttttactttaaagcacaatttcaaagtacacatgagaatacatactggagaacaacctttttcctgctcagtatgtggtaaaagatttgtattaaatcaaagtttaaaactacacatgacaacacacactggagaaaaacctttttcatgttcaatttgcggtaaagattttactcaaaagcacaattttaaagcacacatgagaacacacactggagaaaaaccttttacatgttcaatctgcggtaaagattttactcaaaggtaccaattcaaagcacacatgagaatacacacgggagagaaacctttttcctgctcagaatgtggtaaaagttatgTCATAAATcgaagtttaaaagtacacatgagaacacacacaggtgagaaagtgttgagttgcagtgtgtgtgctgaaagattgtcttctaagtaccagtgtaagaaacacaagtgtgctagtgagaacagcagcagcaaatga